The Desulfovibrio sp. G11 region TTTTCGCCGTAACGGCCGTCTGTGGGACGCCGCGAAGGCTCCACGTAGGCCACATTCCAGGGTTCGGGACCGATAACCCGCAAAAAGGTATGAGGATTGAAAGTTCCGGCCCCGCATTCCACGCCTGACGGCTGCTCGATAACGCAGCCCTGCCTGGCCCAGTAATTCTGTAGGGTGAGAATCACGTCCTGAAAATACATGTGCTGTCCTTTGGAAGGCTGATCAAAAAGATTTTTGCTTCCTGGCGGAGCAACGGCATGAACGGCACACCATCGCTGCGGGCGATATATCTGCGCCCGGCCCTGCCGTTGCGGCGACAGAAGGCAAAAATCGCTGACCAGCGGCTCCTTTTTAGAGCATTTTAATTTTGAGAATACGCATTCCCAAAACTTGTAACACGCTCATTTCGGCGCTTACCCGCGCAGGCAAGCTGCGCTTGCGCCTCGGTGGCGGCCGCCTGCGTGCAGTCGCCAGAGCAGTTTCAAAGTGAAAACGCTCCAGCATGGCCATCCCGGAATGGGCAGATATGGCCGGGCTGACCCGCAAAACCGCAAAACAGGGGCGGCGAAAACCGGCCATCTACACGCGGCGAAAAAATCCCCCCTCCCACGCCAGTCCCAGATGATACTGGACAAAGCCGTCGATAACCCTGGAACAGGCCCGCCGGTCCGCCGAGGGCAATTCCTCCGCGTGCCAGCCGGATGGCAATTCTTGCTGCACATGGCGTAAAAGGTCAAGCCCGCCGGCGCTCAATTCCACCCCGTAGCGCACGGGGCCGGCCTGCGCACGGCACGATGGGCAGCGCACATGGCCTTCATCCACTACAAACTGTACAGAGCCGCACAGGTCAGCGCCGCACAGGCCGCACACGTCAAGGCTCGGGGCAAAACCCAGCGCTCCGGCGAGGCGAAGACGGAAAAAAAGAGGAAAAAGCGCAGGCAGGGCCGGGGCTTCTTCGAGCGTGCGCCTCATGTCCTCAACCAGCGCGAAAGCCTCGTCCGCGCCGTCGTCATTCACGCCAAGGGCTTCCACAAAGCGCAGGCAGTTGGCCGCAAGGCCCATGCGTCGCCAGTCTTGCCTGAGTGCCTGTGGCCCGCCAAGCAAAACCGCTTCTTCAAGGTTCAAAAAGCCGCCGCGCGGCGATGTTTTAACGCGGCAGTGCAGGCTGTTGAGCACGTCCAGGCAGCCACAAAAACGACGCCTGCTTCTGCTGCCCCCAAAAGCGAACAGCGTCAGCAGGCCATGCTTGCGGCACAGGGTTTTCAGCCAGAGGTCCGACTCACGAAAGTGCCCCATGCGCAGCACAAGCGCGTGATCGGCCCATTCTGTCATTGCCGAGCCGGGGGAAAGGTAAGGGTGCGGACCTGGCCGCTGCCGCCCACAGGCGGAAGTTCTTCGCCGTTATAGCGGATGCGTACTCCGCCGGCGTTGCCAAGCTTCAGTTCCAGGCTCTTGTTGAAGGTAAGGGCAAAGGTATCGCCCTTGCGCAATGAAAACTGCCTGGTATCGGTATTGTCGGCGCTGGAATGCACCCAGCATTCTTCGGTGGCAGTGATGATGACCTTGTGCGGCCCGGCTACCGCGATGCTTTCAGGATTTGCCGCTGCGGCGGGAGCGGCAGCGGATGCAGGCGCAGACGCCGTGGCAGCCGCTGGAGCGGCCTGAGAACCGGTCACAACCTCGGACCGCTGCGCCCCCGCGGGCGCTGCAGCCTGGGCGGCTGTGGCAGCAGCAGGCAAATCCGCGCCGCCGGACTGCCCGGCGGGGCTGTCTGTACGCGCGGCCTCCGGCCCGGGCCGGGCTGTGGAAAGCGGAGACGGGTTGTCAGCCGTGTCAGGACGCTGCATGGGCGCGGGTTGCGCCATACGCCGGGTCTGACTGCTCAAAAATTCCAGCGCGCCCTGCTGCCAGGCCACATAAACACCAAGCCCCAGCAGGATCAGCACGAGCGCCACAAAAAAAGGCTTGAGGCTGCGGCGCGGGGCCAGATAGATTTCCGGCGGCCCCGCATGCTGCGCGGCAGCTTCCTCACTGTTGGCTTCCAGTGTTGCCAGAGCCGCGCCCACCTCTTCGGCGGAAAGGCCCACATAGGCGGAATAGGAACGGATAAACCCTTTGGTATACGCAAGATGCGGCAGGGAGGATGTATCTCCCGCCTCGAGGGCGCGCAAAAGGCGTGCACCTATCTTCAGATGATTGGCCGCATCCTCGATGCTCAGCCCCCTCTGCTCACGCTCGGCGCGCAGGGCCGCACCCAATTCCTCTAAGGTCATGCAAAGCCTCGGTAAAGGTCTTTGCCGCCCCATGGGCGGCTGTTGCCGGCGGCACGGCGCGGGCCGTTTCAGGCCCGGCCGCAACCGGAACGGCGCTGCGGGCCAGGGCAAACACGGCCACGCTGCGCCCGGTCAGACGCGCTACAAGCGAATATCTATCACGGCCTTGCTGCGCAACTGGCCAGTATAATCGTCAAAACGTTCCATAGCCTTGGGCTGCCGCAATATGGCGTCAATCTGCGGCTTGGCCTCTTCAAGGCTGAGCATTTTCACTCCTCCCCCTCCGGGGCGGAAGAGATGCACCTGGGCCTTATGCCCCTGCAAGTCAAAAAGCTCCGTCACGTCGCCCGGCTTCATCTTGGTGAGGCGGCCCTCCCACTCGGGATTCAGGCGGTCCCATTCCACCGGCCCCATATCGCCGCCCTTTTCCTTGTTGGGCGCGATGGAGTACTTGCGCGCGGCTTCTTCAAACGTCAGCGCACCGGAACGGATCTGGGCAGCGATGGAGGCGGCGTTCACCTTGGGAGAGTAAACCATAACCCCCATGTGCAGGCCGTTGCGGTCATACATGGTGTCCTTGTGGGCCTCATAGTATGCGCGGATTTCCTCGGGGGTGACCACCACCTTGCGGCCAACCTCCATGCTCATGATCTTCTGTCTTAACAGGCTTTTCTCAATATTGCCACGCAGTTCTGCAACGCTGCTTTTCTGTCTGGCAAGCTGTTCCTCAAATTGCTGCTTGGTCATGTTGCGACCCTGCATGAGCTTGGCAATCTCATTGTCAATGTCTGCAGGTGACACGCTGACCTTCAGCCTTCTGGCTTCCTGGGCAATGAGGATATCCATGATCATCATGTCCAGAACCTTGCGGAAAATAGCATCCACCTGTTTGGCGTCAGCGGGATTATCCGGATTAAGCCTGGCGCGCGCCATATCGGGCAGGGCATTTTTTTGCAGATCAAACATGGTAATGACCTGCCCATTGACCACGGCGGCCACTTTATTGAGCTGGGCGGCCTGCACGCCGCATGCAGCCACAAGTATGACCGCCAGCAGCAAAACAAGTGTCTTCCTCACGGGTTTCTCCCTCATGTAAGACGCAGTGCGCCTGTTTATCCTCAGATTTTTAGCCCAAAACAACGCGACATGCAATGTCTGCCCGGCAGAGGTGTCCCCGGCCCTATTCAGGCGACTTTGCGTCAAAATCTCCCGGTGTCTGCACCGCCGGCCGATCGCCACGGGGCGCAGGCCCGGCTTCAGCCGTTGCCGGATGCCTTGTGGCTGAAGCCGGCAACACTGTCATGTACGCCAGAATACGGCGCATATGTAGCAAGACAAGAATATTACCAAAGAACCGAACGGGCCTGAAACACCCGCACAGCGGCGCACAGGCCCTCGCGCTACAGGCCCTGCTCTCCTGAAGTTCCCTGTCCGGGGCGCTCTGCAGCCGGGGCGCCCAACCCCTCTGCTTCTTCCTGACCGGTCTGGTTTTCGTTCTCCCCCTCTCCGCCGGGAGCAACACCGGCAGCGCTGCCGCCGGAGGTTCCGTTGCGCCCGGCCGCCCGGGTCGAAACCGGGGAGAGCAGATCAGCAACGAGGTCGGGATTCACGCGCACCTGGGCACGCGACAGGGCGGCCGTCAGCCAGTGCGCAAAAGCCGCTTCTTTTTCCCGCTCGCGCAGAATATTTTCTATAAGCGGATAGGCCTCGGCCACACTCATGACATGGGCCGGATTACGCCGCACCAGCGCCAGACCGAACCAGCGGTCACCCTCCTGCCGTGGCGGCAGACACTGCCCGGGAGCGAGCTTTTCCAACCCTTTTTGCCATGCGTTGGGCAGTTGAGCAGCCCCGGCTTCTACACACTGCAAAAGCAGTTCGCCTGTCTGCTCTTCACGAACCGGGCCAACAGAGGCAAAAGACGCACAAAAGTTGTCCACAGCCTGCCGATCTACGGCGGAGGTCAAACAAATGTCCAGCGTTTCAGGCAAATTGAATTCCGTTTCGTGTCTCTTGTAATACCCCCGCACGCTGTCCAGAGAAATACGGATGCCGGGCAAAAGAACACGCTTTTCAAAACTCTGCATGGCGAGGTAATCGCGCATGAGCAGACGCCATTCATTGCCGTCCAGCGATTCTTCGGCCAGAAAGCGCGCCAGTTCCTCTTCTCCGCCGTAATCCGCCCGGACATTCGCCACGGCGGACTCCACAGCCGACTCGGTGACAGGGATCTGCAGGCTGCGCAATTCCTGATTGACCAGAGCGTAAATGATAAGCGTACCCAGCGCATCGCCGTACTGGCGCTTCATGTTTTCCAGCGATGGACGCTGCATGGTGTCCAGAGCCGCCGAGCGGCCATCCAGCAAGGCCTGTACGGTACGCAGATAAATGGGTTCGCCGTTGACTGTTGCCACAACCCCCTCAGGCAGGCGGCCTTCAAGGCAACCGCCCAGAAACAGGCAGCAGACAAGCAGGACCAGGCCGGGCAAAACGGAGAGGCGACGGCAAAGCAACGCGAGGCCTGCCGGACGAGCGCCATAAAAAGGGTGAAAAACGGAAGGCAGCAGAGGCATAGACATCCTTTTCCGACGGGAACAAATGCCGGAGAAAAACAGCCTGGCGGCAGAACGGACCGAAACGCCTGCAATCAGGCAGGGGCTTTTTCTTCGGCCTTTTCCGCAACGGGCATACGTATGTCTTCCAGGGCCTGCCGCAATCTGTCAAGCCCCCCGGCAAGAGGCATATCTTTCGCCAGCGGCAGGGTCAGCCCGGCCGGGGGCTGCATGAGCGCTCCGGGCATGGACGCGGCCAGCGCCACAATGCGTTCGGGCTGCACGGCCGTTTGCCCGTCGGGCCAGGTCAGGCGCACATGCTCGCGGTGCACATCGGCCTTTTGCACCTGCAGTTCCGTAAGAAACTGCTTGAAATCCAGAACGGCCAGAAAGTTCGCCAGTTCCTCGGGGAAGGGACCGAAGCGGTCGCGTATGGAGAGGGCGATCTCTTCTCGGGCGGCCCCGCCCTGGGCGGAAGTAAGGGCCTTATAACAGCGCAGCCGTTCACGGCCATCGTCGATATACGATGCCGGAATATGGGCGGGCAGACCGAGAGTAAGCTCGGTTTCGCTGACCAGACTTTCGGGCGTGCCCTTGAGGCGACCCACGGCCTCTTCAAGCATTTCAAGGTAAAGGTCCAGCCCCACACGGCACATGTGACCGGACTGTACCTCGCCCAGTATATTCCCGGCACCGCGCAGACGCAAATCCTCCATGGCGACCTGAAAGCCTGCGCCCAGATAGTCCATGTCCAGAATGATACGCAGGCGCTCTTCGGCCACAGCCGTCAGCCGCTCGGCATCGGGAACCACAAAAAAGGCATATGCCTGCCTGTCGCTGCGGCCCACACGTCCGCGAAGCTGGTACAGCTGCCCCAGGCCGAACATCTGCGCCTGGTCCACCACAAGCGTATTGGCGCGGGGAAAATCCAACCCGGATTCCACAATGGATGTACAGACAAGCACATCCAGTTCGCCGTGCCAGAATTTGTGCATGGTATCTTCAAGCTCGGCCTCGGACATCTGGCCGTGAGCCATGCCTACGCGGGCATCAGGAACAAGGCCGCGTACATATTCGGCCACGCGCTCCAGGCCCTGCACACGGTTGTAGACCCAGAAGACCTGCCCTTCCCGCTCGATTTCCCGCTCCAGCACCTTGCGCAGCACATTGTCATCCTTGCGCAGCACGGCGCTGGCCACGGGCTTGCGGTCCTGCGGCGCTGTCTCGATGATGGAAAGTTCGCGTATGCCGGACATTGAAAGCTGCAGGGTACGCGGTATGGGCGTGGCCGTGAGCGTCAGCACGTCCACGTTTTTCTTGAGAGCCTTGAGCTTTTCCTTGTGGCGCACACCGAAGCGCTGTTCTTCGTCCAGAACGAGCAACGTCAGGTTGGGCAGCTTCACATCACTGGAAAGGATACGGTGCGTACCGATGAGAATATCTATCTGCCCGGCAGCGGCGGCCTTGAGCACCTCTTTTTGCCTGGGCCGAGGCACAAAGCGGCTGAGCAGCCCCACATTGACGGGAAAGCCCGCCAGACGCGCCCGAAATGTCTGATAATGCTGCTCGGCCAGCACCGTGGTGGGACACAGCAAGGCCACCTGCCGCCCTTCGGAAGCAGCACGAAAGGCTGCGCGCAGGGCCACCTCTGTCTTGCCGAAACCCACATCGCCACACACAAGGCGGTCCATAGGACGCGGCCTGTCCATATCGTCCAGCACATCCTGGATAGCCTTGGCCTGATCGGGGGTTTCCTCAAAGCCGAATGTCGCCTCAAACTCGTGGTACAGCTCGCCGGGCGGATCGTAACGAAAGCCTTTGGTTACCTTGCGGTAGGCGTACATCTCCACAAGGTCGGCGGCAATCTTTTCAATGGCCTTGCGCGCCTTTTCCTTACCTGCCACCCAGGCCGCGCCGCCCAGACGGTCAAGGGCAGGCTCCACGCCTTCGGTTCCCTTGAAGCGCTGGATGAGGCCCAGCCTGTCGGCAGGTACGTAGAGCTTGTCGCGCCCGGAGTATTCCACCAGCAAAAAATCGTTGGCGGCGGCATTGAGATCAAGATGGTGCAGACCCGCAAAGCGACCTATGCCGTAATCCCTGTGGACAAGCAGATCTCCGGGCTTCAGGTCATCAAAAGAGTCCAGTCCCTTGAACACGCGGGAAGAGACCCGCGGCGTTTTTTCAGCCTTGGGGTAAAGGATGTCTTCGCCAAGCACCAGAACATCGTCCCAGACAAGCTCGGCTCCGGAGCGGAAAGGCGAAACCAGAGCGAACAGCCCCCGCTGCTCGGGCGCATACCTCAAGGCGGGCACGATGCCGTCCTGCTCCGCAAGTTTCAGAAATTTTGCACGGCTTCTGCCCGAAGAAAAGCTTAACACAATCTGACGGCGGCTGCTCTTCCATTCCTTGAGACCCGCAGCGAGATGTTGCCAGGGGCGGTCCTGCGCCCCGGGCAGGGGGAAAAGATCGATAAAGGAATGCAAGGGCCGTTCGGGCAGGTCCAGCCCCCGCTCTTCCACGCCCATAACCAGTGGTTCGGCGTAAACACGCTGGAATGTGTTCCAGGGGGCGGGCTGCGAACTTTTGCGCAGCGCCAGTGATGCGGGTTGCGGCAGGGGGGCGTCGGCGGCTTCCAGCCTTTCCTTGAGGTTCAGGCGACCATCGCGCAGGGCATCGGCACTGTCGCTTTCGCCGGGCAAAAGCCACAGGCTGTCTTTGGGCAGCCAGTCTTCAAACAGGCTTGGCGATGCAAGTACGCTGCCGGGCAAAAGCCCCAGACCGCCGCCATCCAGAGATTTTTTGAAAGAATAGCACTCGTTTTCGCTGATGCGGCCCTCGGCAAACATGCGGTCGCAACGCTCACGCGCCGCGGCAAGGCTTTTGGCGTCCAGGGCAAGCGGGCTGGCGGGCAGAAGAACCAGTTCATCACAGCCCTGCAGCGAACGCTGGCTTTCAGCGTCAAAAACACGCATTTCATCCAGCGTGTCGCCAAAAAATTCCAGACGTACCGGCTTTACATGACCTGTAGGAAAGATATCCAGAATATCGCCGCGGCGGGCCATTTCTCCGGGTCGCGTCACCATGGGGACACGTTCATATCCCCACTCAACGGCCTGATCCAGCAGCAGTTCAGGCGCATAGTCGCTGCCTTTGCGCAAATCAAGGTTGCGGGCGGCAAAAAAATCCAGGGGAATATGGCGCAGCAGAAGACTTTCGACACTGCAGACAATACAACGTGGCCGCCCCTGGGCAAGACCGTACAGGGCGGCAAGGCGCGCCGACCATGAGGCCCTGTCCTGCCACTGGCTCAGGGGCGGCAGGGTCAGGCATGGGCTGTTCCACTGAGGTTCTGAAACAGATTTGTCGGCCAGCGAAAGCTCGGGGGTAAAAAGCGTCAGCAAGGCGCGAGCGCTGTTATACTCTTCCCGGTCACGGGCCACCAGCACCACGGTACGCCCTTGGGTAAAGGCCTCGGCGGCGAGGCGGCAGCGTGTGGCCATGCCGCTGCGCTCGATATAAACCTGTCCTTCCTTGCTTGCCAGTACTGTGCTGAAATTACTCATGAAAATATTCCATACAGCGTACTTTTCCGGCACGCTGTAATGCGGGAGTGCGGCGTAGAACCGCAGTGTCATATGGTGGAGCGGCTATGGCGAAAACGCCCGCGCCCTTAAAGCGGCGAGGGGGCGGCCCAAAGGCCGCCCCCGGTCAACTATACCAATCTGCCTTGTTAGACGCCGCAGCCGCCGGAGCAGCCCGAGCATCCCCCCCCGCCGCTTTGTGGCAGGGGTACGGTGGGTTCCACCATAAAGCCCATGTGGGTGAGGTCGATTTTCACGCCCTCGATCTGGCCCAGCAGGTCTTTATTGATGCAGAAGGTAAAACCGCCCTGTTCTTCGCTCTGGTCATCTTCAGTGGCAGCGTCGATAGCCAGCGCAAGGCGCGGGCCGGTGCAGCCGCCGGGGGCAAGATAGATGCGGATATCGCTCTTTTCCTTGCCCTTGAAGTAGGCATCCAGTTCCTGACGGGCGCTTTCGGTCAATTCAAGCATGGTTCCTCCAATATTTTTCAAGTATATAAAAAAATACCGAAAAACAGGCAGATATGCTTCATCGGCCAGCGGGGAACCAAGCCCGCCCTGTTAATGGCTGCCGCAGCTCGTGCAGCTGCTGCATCCGCCATCGCCGCTGGAAGCAAAGGGCACCTCGGGGGTAACCGTGAAGCCCATATAGGTCAAATCAATGGTGACGCCCTTCACTTCGTCCAGCAAAGACTGGCTCATGCAGAAGGTGTACCCGGCCTGTTCCTCGGTTGAATCCTGATCATTAGGCTCGTCCAGAGCCAGTGCGAGGCGCGGGCCGCCTCAACCGGCCGAAAGGTAGATCCGGATGGGATCCTTTTTCTTGTCCGCAAAGAAGGAATCGAGTTCCTTGCGGGCGTTGTCGGTCAACTGAATCATGGTGTCCTCCATATTTCTGGTGACCTAGTAACTAAGGCCATGCACCGGGCTTGTCAATTACCGGGGGACTTTTCTTCAGCCACAAAAAGCGTTAACCTGCTTTCAGCGAGACGTTACGGGAGGAAAGATGGCTACAACCCTGCTGCTTGAAGAACATGAAATGACCCGCATGCTGGAGCGCCTGGCGTCCCAGATTATGGAACGCCACGCAGACTGCGGGCATGTCATGCTTGTAGGCATCGAGCGGCGCGGCGCGGACCTTGCCCACCGCCTGGCAGGCCTGCTGCAGGAGCGCCTCGGTCACCCGGTGCTGCTGGGTACGCTGGATATCAATCTTTACCGTGACGACTGGACAAGCCTTGAGGCCCAGCCGCATATCGGCCAGTCGCGCATACCCGCAAGCGTGGACGGGCGCGTGATCGTTCTTGTGGATGATGTGCTCTATACGGGCCGAACCATCCGCGCCGCCCTTGAGGCCCTGCTGGACTATGGCCGCCCCAGGGCTGTGGAACTGCTGGCCCTTATAGACCGGGGTCATCGCGAACTGCCCATACATGCCGACTATGTGGGCCGCACGGTCAACACCAGCCGCCAGGAGCGCGTGGACGTGCTGCTCACCGAAAGGGACGGGCAGGACGCGGTTCACCTTACAGCCAGCCCCGCCTGATTTCAGGGGCAACCTGCCGGGACCGGATTTGCCTGAAGCATCTCCCGGCTGTAACCCTGCCGGGCGGCCACGCCGCCCCTGCCCACGGCCCAGGGCCGTGCGGCGCAACACTAAGGAGCGCACATGCCCAAGCGCAAGACCTGACGCAACCCCACAGGCTTCACGGTGTGGAGTATATGCGGGCGGCGGCGCGTCTCGAGGCTTGGGAGCATGGCGCGACAACCCTGACAAACGGTAATCCTCCGTCCGCGTAATGCGGCCATACAGGCCGCCTACGCAATGGGCGCACGCCCGCAAACAGGAGGAAAGCCATGAAACAGGGCTTCAATATTCTGTCCACCACCACGGGCATCATCGTGGTCGGCCTCATTTTCGGCGTATTGGCCGTATTGCTGCAACAGGCGGGCAATCCGGGCAATATGGGTATATGCGTGGTCTGCTTTAACCGCGACATTGCCGGGGCTGTGGGCCTGCACAGGGCGGACCTTGTGCAGTATCTGCGCCCGGAAATAATGGGTATGGTACTGGGCGCCTTTGCGGCGGCCATGCTTTTTGGCGAATACAAGCCGCGTGGCGGTTCGGCGCCGATCATCCGCTTTTTTCTCGGGGCCATCGCGGGCATAGGCGCGCTGGTTTTTCTGGGCTGCCCCTGGCGCGTCATCCTGCGCCTGGCCGGTGGCGACGCGCATGCCCTTTTCGGCCTTGCGGGCCTTATCGTAGGTGTGGGCATAGGCACGGTCTTTTTCCGCATGGGCTTCTCTCTGGGGCGCAGTCAGGGGCAGGGAAAAATATCGGGGCTGCTGCTGCCTGCGCTTATGATCGCCCTTGTGGCCCTGTATCTTGCCGACCCGCAAATCATCGGCGAACTTAAAAGCGGTGTGCTCTTCTATTCCATCAAAGGCCCCGGTTCACAGCATGCACCGTTCATCTTTTCACTGTGCGCCGGACTGGCCGTGGGCTTTCTGGCACAACGCAGCCGCTTCTGCACCATGGGCGCTCTGCGCGACGTCATCCTGTTCAACCAGTGGTTTCTGGCCCTGGGCTTTATCGCCATGTTCGCAGCGGCCCTGATCATGAATATCGGTTTCGGCTCCTTCCACTGGGGTTTTGAAAACCAGCCGGTTTCACAGCCCAATGACCTGTGGAACTTTATGGGTATGGTTACGGCGGGCCTTGCCTTTGCCCTGGCAGGCGGCTGCCCCGGGCGGCAGCTCTTTATGGCGGGCGAAGGCGACAACGATGCTGCCGTGTTTGTTATGGGCCTCATCGCGGGGACGGCCATGGCCCACAACTTCGGCATGGCCTCCAGCCCCGCCGGCATAGGCCCTCACGGCATGGCCGCCACTCTGGCCGGCCTTGGCATTTGTTTGTGCATAGGATTTTACAACTGCAAGCGAGGCGCGTAATGTCCGTACTTATAGATACCCGCGGTCTTTCATGCCCGCAGCCGGTGCTTCTCTTTCTCAATGCCGCCAAGGCGGGCGACGGTCCCTTCAGTGTACTTGTGGATAACGACGCCAGCCGCGAAAACGTCAGCCGCGCGGCCCGCAACCGGGGATTCTGCGTGGAACCCGTCGACGAAGGGCAAGGAGTCACCAAACTGGAACTGCACAAGGGCTAGAGAGTTCTACTCTTGAAGTGTTTTGTGGGAGGCCCCTTTTGCAACAGGGGGCTTCCCACAATCCACCCATCAACATCTTTATTCTTGTTTCAATCTGTTGCAGGAATGCTCCTGCTCTGAATCGGGGCAGGAGTTGGTGGGGAGCCAGAGGGCGTACTTTCCTGGCATACCGCTGCCCCAAAAGTGACTTGCCCAGGATGAAGGCCTGGACACACGGAACAACGACGGATGACTTCAAAAGCCAACAAACAGCCGGGCGAGCGTCCGCCCGGCAGGATATCTGCATGGATAAAACACCAAAGGGCATACGCAAAACGGGCGGCGGCTTTATGGGCAACCTTTGCCGTGCCGCCCGCGCCCTGCTGGACAAGAAAGCCAGAACGGACCAGCGGGCCGCCCACCCCGGCAAAGACGAACAGTCAGCAGCCCGCTCAGCTCGTGCCGTCAGTGACAGGGGCCTGCTGGTCTTTGCCCACACGGGCGAAGTCATCAAGGCAGAAAAACAGCTTCGCGCTGCCGGTCTTGACGTCGAAGTCAAGGGACCGCCGCCGCAGTTGCGCACCGGTTGTGATATGGTGATCGTGTTTGAGCTGGTGAGTCAGGCCCGTGTGCTGGAAATATTGCACAAGGAGGACATTGATCCGGAACAGGTGGTCAGCGCCCACGACGTGCTGCTTGAGCCGGTATCGCTTTACCAGGTCAGGCGTATGGGCCGCTGGATCATGGTACGCGCGGCCAATATGAAAATCACCCTGGACACCCGGGACGGCCGTATCGTGAACATTTCCGGCGGGGGCTGCCCGGACGTGCCGTGGCTGGCACACTGCCTGTGCGGCCTGCGCCTTGACGAGGCCCCGGAACCCCTGAGCCTCGGGCAGACGCTCTGCTGCTACAGCCTGCAAAAAGCCTTTGAAGAACTGCGGAGGCAATACTCATGTGGTACATAGCCGGCACTCTACCGGGGCCGGACCCGGTTTTTCGCGAAACAGCGGCTCAAGGCCCTGCCCGCATGTCCGACGGATGGCTCCACCTCGCGGACGACAGCGCCTTTCCCGTGCAGCGCGGTACCGAGGCTCTGGCCGCCACCGCTCTTCTGGCTTGCGAGGCTTTGGGTTTTCAGCCGCCCCGCCTGCTGCTGGCCGGAGACACAGGGTCGGGAGAAGGCAGCCGCGCCCTGTACGCCTGGCTTGCAGAGCATGCCGACACCCTGAACCCTGAAGGCATCACATTTCACTATCTTTTTCCCGATGTGGACTGGCACAACCGTGTGCTTATGGCCCTGCAGGCACTGCCCGCCCCGCCCGTGCTGGTGGCGGACGCCGGCTTTATGTATGTGGCCAAGATGAGCGGCTATGCCGACGCTTATGATCTTTTCACCCCCGACATTGGCGAAATGGCCTTTCTTGCCGATGAAAAAGCCCCGCATCCATTTTATACCAGGGGGTTTCTGCTGGCCGAAGAAGAAAACGTCGCCGCCCTGCTGGAAAGAGCCAACGCCCACGGCAACTGCCCGGCCCACCTGATCATCAAGGGCCGGATTGACCATATTGTTTGCGGCGGCCGTCTGACAGGCACGGTAAAAGAGCCTTCGGTAGCAGCGATGGAGTGTATAGGCGGAACCGGCGATCTGGTGACGGGCCTTGTAACGGCGCTTCTGGCAGGCGGCATATCCATGTGCCGGGCCAGCCTTGCGGCGGCACGCCTTGCCCGCCTGCTGGCAGAGCACTGCGCCCCTGATCCCGGCACCCAGGTAAGCGCCCTGCTGCAAAGCCTGCCGCACGTGCTTCACAATTATGCCGAGGAAGTGCTGCGGCAATCCTGACCGTGTGCAGGGTTCCGCATGTTGGCCTGCGCCGCTTGCGGGCAAAACGGCAGCATTCACCTCGCAACGGCCTTGCATTCAGACAGGTCACA contains the following coding sequences:
- the recO gene encoding DNA repair protein RecO is translated as MTEWADHALVLRMGHFRESDLWLKTLCRKHGLLTLFAFGGSRSRRRFCGCLDVLNSLHCRVKTSPRGGFLNLEEAVLLGGPQALRQDWRRMGLAANCLRFVEALGVNDDGADEAFALVEDMRRTLEEAPALPALFPLFFRLRLAGALGFAPSLDVCGLCGADLCGSVQFVVDEGHVRCPSCRAQAGPVRYGVELSAGGLDLLRHVQQELPSGWHAEELPSADRRACSRVIDGFVQYHLGLAWEGGFFRRV
- a CDS encoding helix-turn-helix domain-containing protein codes for the protein MTLEELGAALRAEREQRGLSIEDAANHLKIGARLLRALEAGDTSSLPHLAYTKGFIRSYSAYVGLSAEEVGAALATLEANSEEAAAQHAGPPEIYLAPRRSLKPFFVALVLILLGLGVYVAWQQGALEFLSSQTRRMAQPAPMQRPDTADNPSPLSTARPGPEAARTDSPAGQSGGADLPAAATAAQAAAPAGAQRSEVVTGSQAAPAAATASAPASAAAPAAAANPESIAVAGPHKVIITATEECWVHSSADNTDTRQFSLRKGDTFALTFNKSLELKLGNAGGVRIRYNGEELPPVGGSGQVRTLTFPPARQ
- a CDS encoding SurA N-terminal domain-containing protein → MRKTLVLLLAVILVAACGVQAAQLNKVAAVVNGQVITMFDLQKNALPDMARARLNPDNPADAKQVDAIFRKVLDMMIMDILIAQEARRLKVSVSPADIDNEIAKLMQGRNMTKQQFEEQLARQKSSVAELRGNIEKSLLRQKIMSMEVGRKVVVTPEEIRAYYEAHKDTMYDRNGLHMGVMVYSPKVNAASIAAQIRSGALTFEEAARKYSIAPNKEKGGDMGPVEWDRLNPEWEGRLTKMKPGDVTELFDLQGHKAQVHLFRPGGGGVKMLSLEEAKPQIDAILRQPKAMERFDDYTGQLRSKAVIDIRL
- a CDS encoding peptidylprolyl isomerase, which translates into the protein MPLLPSVFHPFYGARPAGLALLCRRLSVLPGLVLLVCCLFLGGCLEGRLPEGVVATVNGEPIYLRTVQALLDGRSAALDTMQRPSLENMKRQYGDALGTLIIYALVNQELRSLQIPVTESAVESAVANVRADYGGEEELARFLAEESLDGNEWRLLMRDYLAMQSFEKRVLLPGIRISLDSVRGYYKRHETEFNLPETLDICLTSAVDRQAVDNFCASFASVGPVREEQTGELLLQCVEAGAAQLPNAWQKGLEKLAPGQCLPPRQEGDRWFGLALVRRNPAHVMSVAEAYPLIENILREREKEAAFAHWLTAALSRAQVRVNPDLVADLLSPVSTRAAGRNGTSGGSAAGVAPGGEGENENQTGQEEAEGLGAPAAERPGQGTSGEQGL